One genomic window of Anser cygnoides isolate HZ-2024a breed goose chromosome 11, Taihu_goose_T2T_genome, whole genome shotgun sequence includes the following:
- the RAB11A gene encoding ras-related protein Rab-11A isoform X2, producing MGTRDDEYDYLFKVVLIGDSGVGKSNLLSRFTRNEFNLESKSTIGVEFATRSIQVDGKTIKAQIWDTAGQERYRAITSAYYRGAVGALLVYDIAKHLTYENVERWLKELRDHADSNIVIMLVGNKSDLRHLRAVPTDEARAFAEKNGLSFIETSALDSTNVEAAFQTILTGN from the exons ATGGGCACCCGCGACGACGAGTACGACTACCTCTTCAAAG TTGTGCTTATCGGAGACTCTGGAGTAGGCAAGAGTAACCTCCTGTCTCGATTCACTCGCAATGAGTTTAACTTGGAGAGCAAAAGCACCATTGGAGTAGAGTTTGCAACAAGAAGCATTCAAGTTGACGGGAAGACAATCAAGGCTCAGATATGGGacacagcagggcaggagcgaTACCGCGCTATAACATCAGC GTACTATCGAGGTGCTGTAGGGGCATTACTGGTGTATGACATCGCTAAGCACCTCACCTACGAGAACGTGGAGCGATGGCTGAAGGAGCTGAGAGACCATGCTGACAGCAATATCGTGATCATGCTTGTGGGAAACAAGAGTGACTTGCGCCACCTGAGAGCAGTCCCTACAGATGAAGCCAGAGCTTTTGCAG AGAAGAATGGTTTGTCATTTATCGAGACATCTGCTTTAGACTCTACAAATGTGGAAGCAGCTTTCCAGACTATTCTGACAG GTAATTGA